The following DNA comes from Actinomycetota bacterium.
CCGTTGCCGAAGTCCGCGGTGGTGAGCGTGCCGCCCGGCTTGCCCGCTATGAAGTCCTCCACCATCTGCCGGGCGGCGTCGTCGGAATATTGCACCGGAGGCGACTTCATGAAGTAGGCGGAGGGTCCGATTAGGGCTCCCGACAGCCCGCGGTCCATGGCCAGCTTGCAGCAGCGCACGGCGTCTATCACGATGCCCGCCGAGTTGGGAGAGTCCCACACCTCCAGCTTGAACTCGATGGTGACGGGCACGTCGCCGAACTCCCTCCCCTCCAGCCGTATGTAAGCCCACTTGCGGTCGTCGAGCCAGGCCACATAATCACTCGGCCCGATGTGCACGTTATCCTTGTCTATGCCGTGATTGAGCTGTGAGACCACGGCGTCCGTCTTCGAGACCTTCTTCGACTCCAGCCTCTCCCGCTCCAGCATGTTCATGAAGTCCATGTTGCCGCCGATGTTCAACTGCGCCGTGCGGTCGAGGACCACGCCGCGGTCGTTGAAGAGCTTGGCCAGCACGCGGTGCACTATGGTCGCCCCCACCTGGGACTTGATGTCGTCGCCCACGATGGGGAGGCCGTGCCTGCGGAATTTCCCCTGCCACATCTCTTCCCTGGCCACGAAGACCGGGATGCAGTTGACGACGCCGCAGCCCGCCCGCAGGGCCTCCTCGATGTAGAAGTGGGTTGCCTTCTCGCTTCCCACCGGGAGGTAGTTGATGAGCACGTCCACCCGGTGACGCGCCAGCACCTCTGCGACGTTCACCGGCTGCGAGGGGTGCTCCTGGGCGACCATGCTGTAGTACTTGCCGAAGCCGTCCAGGGTGGGTCCCCGGTAAACGGTGGCCCCCAGGCGCGGCACGTCGCATATCTTGATCGTGTTGTTGTGCCCGGAGAATATCGCCTCGGAGACATCCTTTCCCACCTTGTCGGCGTCGACGTCGAAGGCGCACACGATCTCTATGTCACGGATGTGGTAAGGGCCTACGGACACGTGCATGAGCCCGGGTATCAGGTCTCCCTCCTTCGCGTCGCGGTAATACTCGATCCCCTGTACGAGGGAGGAGGCGCAGTTCCCCACGCCCACGATGGCCGTTCTTACCT
Coding sequences within:
- a CDS encoding inositol-3-phosphate synthase, giving the protein MRKVRTAIVGVGNCASSLVQGIEYYRDAKEGDLIPGLMHVSVGPYHIRDIEIVCAFDVDADKVGKDVSEAIFSGHNNTIKICDVPRLGATVYRGPTLDGFGKYYSMVAQEHPSQPVNVAEVLARHRVDVLINYLPVGSEKATHFYIEEALRAGCGVVNCIPVFVAREEMWQGKFRRHGLPIVGDDIKSQVGATIVHRVLAKLFNDRGVVLDRTAQLNIGGNMDFMNMLERERLESKKVSKTDAVVSQLNHGIDKDNVHIGPSDYVAWLDDRKWAYIRLEGREFGDVPVTIEFKLEVWDSPNSAGIVIDAVRCCKLAMDRGLSGALIGPSAYFMKSPPVQYSDDAARQMVEDFIAGKPGGTLTTADFGNGKDLEREEKLLPARPLAEEA